The genomic interval ACCGAGAAGGTGCGGCCCCAGCCCGGCGACCTCTCCCACGTGGCGCCGCCGTCGGTGCTGTGCCACAGGCCGTTGCGGACGACCGCGCCGGCGTCGCGGCCGCTGGCGAACCACAGGTCGCCGGAGACGCCCGGCGTCGCGGCGAGCTGGGCGTGGAAGCCGTACTCGGGCAGCTGCGTGTTGTTGGTCGCTCTCTGCGTCCACGTTTGGCCGCCGTCGGTGGTCGACCACACGCCAAGCCGGTTGAGGTACAGGTAGAAGGTGCCCGCGTCCACCGGGTCGGCAACGAGCAAGCGGCTCTTCACGTACGAGTTGAAGTGGCCGTGCTGGAAGCTGAAGCGTTGCCAGTCGGCGTCGCGCGTGTCCAGCGCGTCGAAGCTGGGGCTCTGCTGCCAGGTCGCGCCGTTGTCGAGGCTGAAGAAGGGCGCGTAGTCGTCCTTGGGCAGCCAGACCAGGTTCGTCTCGGCGACGGTCTCGCCGGGGGCGCGGGTGCTCACCGCGAGGTTGCCCGCCGCCAGCGGGGCCGGGTGGGTGCCGCCGGCGACCGACGCGAAGCGCTGCCAGGTGGCGCCGCCGTCGGTGGAGTAGCCCGAGAACGTCGGGTACGCCGGGTCGTTGCTGTAGTTGCCGCCCTGGTAGTTGAAGCTCACCGCCGCGACGTAGTCGCGGTCGTTGGCGGGGGTGTCAACGCTGGAGCCGTTGGCGATCGGCGAGCCCTGCTGCAGGCCGATGGCGACCTGCGCCGAGCTCTGGGCGGGGTCGGTGATGAGGAAGGCGGTGCGGTCTTCGGCCGCGACCACCACGCCCGCGGAGGTGTGCACCGCGTCGCGGGCGACCATCATCTCGATGCCCACCGAGTCGGACACCCACGTCACGCCGTCGCCGTCCTGGGCCTCGGTGGGCTGGTCGGCGGAGGTGTTCCACACGCCGATGCCGCTGCTGACGGTGAGGCGGTCGGGGCGGAAGGGGTCGATGCTCAGCTGCGCCGTGGAGAAGTAGTCCTCGGTGGTGACGGCGAGCCACGGCGTGTCGGGGCTGGCGCGGAGCGCGCGGCCCATGCGGTCGAACGTGACGCCGCCGTCGGTGGAGCGGTGCAGCGTGCCGTCGTTGCTCATCGCGAAGATCCGCTGCGCGTCGAGCGGGTCCACCGCGGCGGTGACGATGCGGTCGGGGTAGGCCTCGGTCCAGCCGTTGGCCGCGACCCCGCCGGGCAGCCGCGTGATGCCGCCGTAATTCTCGCTGATGTAGACCGTCCCGTCGGGCGTGAGGTCGATGTCCTGGAAGAAGGTGCCGTCGACGGCGGTGCCGTCGGAGATGTTGGCGAAGCTCTGCCCGCCGTCGAGCGACTGGAACACGTCGCCCAGCCGCGTCGCGGCGTAGACCTTCGCCGAGACCGTCCGCCCGTCACGCTGCACCGTCCCGCCGTTGGGGTCCACCGCCACCAGCGCCGCGTTGGTGGCGGCTCCCGGCCCGCCGTCCGCCACGACCGGCGCAAAGCTGCGCCCGCCGTCGGTGGAGCGGAACAGGCCCTGCTTGAAGGAGCCGTAGTAGACGACGTCGGGGTCGTTCGCGTCGAAGGCGAGCCGCCGGCTGAACTTGTCCATCAGATCGCCCGCGGAGATGTCCACCGCGAGGTTCGCGGCCGTGAACGTCCGGCCGCCGTCCTCGGAGCGGTAGACGTTGCCGGGCGTGCCGAAGTCCTGCTGGTTGCCCGAGGCGAAGCCGCCGTAGCTCAGGAGCACGACGTCCGGGTCGGTGGGGTGCGTGGCCAGCGCCTCCACCCCGTAGGAGGTGCTGCTGCCCGGCAGCCGGTCGAAGCCGAAGCCCTCCGTGGTGACCATCTGCTCCCACCGGCCCGGCTGGCCGGTGAGGCCGCCGGCGCCGGCGGGGTCCCAGCGGAAGGCGCCGCCGACGTCGCTGACGGCGTACCTCACGTCCTGCTGCGCCTCGCTGTAGACGACGTCCTGGATGAAGCCGCCGCCGCCGATGTTCACCGCGTTGAACTCGTAGAACGAGGTCGCGTCGATCACCGTGCCCGAGAGCAGCACCCGCTGCTCCAGCGACTCCAGCCCGTTGAAGGAGGGGACCGGTTCGACACGGGAGCGGGAGCGGGAGCGGGAGCGGGACCGGGCGCGGCCGAAGAGGCGGAGAGCCATGAGCGGAATCCTGGGGGTGCGGGTTGCTCCAGCGGAGCGGGAGGACGGGACCGGAAGCCGTGCGCTTCATCGTACGGAACTTTCTCTTCCGTTCACGAGAACCCGTGAGCCACGACCCCCGGCGCTTCTCCCCCCGCCGGCCGCCACGCCGCTTGCGGGGTGGCGAGCGCGGGAGGTGGTTGCGATGCGGCCACCCCCCAAGGGGCGTGGCACCCGGGGGCCCCGATCAAGCGGAAATCTCGGGTGCCACGCCGCTTGCGGGGTGGCGCGCGAAGGGTCGTCGCGACGCGGCCACCCCCCAAGGGGCGTGGCACCCGGAGACCCCAACCAAGCGGAGATCTCGGGCGCCACGCCGCTTGCGGGGTGGCGAGTGCGGGAGGCGGTTGCGATGTGGCCACCCCCCAAGGGGCGTGGCACCCGGGGGCCCCGAGCAAGCGGGGATCTTGGGCGCCACGCCGCTTGCGGCGTGGCACCCGGCCGGTGTGGGAGGGGTGGACGGCCGGGTAGCTTCCGCGGATGGCCCACCGCGTGATCGTGACCGAGGAGCTGGACGAGGCGAAGGCGGCGTGGCTGGGGGAGCGGGTGGACCTCGTGCGGCACCGGTTCGATGCGCCGGGCTTCGAGCGGGCGCTTGCCGGAGCGGATGGGTTGATCGTGCGGACCTACACGGTGGTCGACGAGGCGCTGCTGGCGGCGGCGCCGCGGCTGAAGGTCGTTGGGCGGGCCGGCGTGGGGCTGGACAGCATCGACGTGGCGGCGTGCCGGGCGGCGGGCGTGGAGGTGGTCCACACGCCCGACGCGAACACGCAGGCGGTGGTGGAGTACGTGCTGGGCCTCCTGCTCGACCGGTTCCGGCCGAGGACGGACCTCGCCGCGGACGCGGGCGACGCGGCGTTCTTCGCGCTGCGGAAGAGCGAGACGGGCGTGGAGCTCGCGGGGATGACGCTGGGGATCCTCGGCTTCGGCCGGATCGGCAAGCGGCTGGGGCAGGCGGCGGCGGCCCTGGGCATGGCGGTCGTCGCGGCGGACGTCCTGCCGGAGCAGACCCTGCGGGCGGCGGCCGGCGACTACGCGTGGGACCACCTCTCGCAGGCCGAGCTGCTGGAA from Phycisphaera mikurensis NBRC 102666 carries:
- a CDS encoding carbohydrate-binding protein — protein: MALRLFGRARSRSRSRSRSRVEPVPSFNGLESLEQRVLLSGTVIDATSFYEFNAVNIGGGGFIQDVVYSEAQQDVRYAVSDVGGAFRWDPAGAGGLTGQPGRWEQMVTTEGFGFDRLPGSSTSYGVEALATHPTDPDVVLLSYGGFASGNQQDFGTPGNVYRSEDGGRTFTAANLAVDISAGDLMDKFSRRLAFDANDPDVVYYGSFKQGLFRSTDGGRSFAPVVADGGPGAATNAALVAVDPNGGTVQRDGRTVSAKVYAATRLGDVFQSLDGGQSFANISDGTAVDGTFFQDIDLTPDGTVYISENYGGITRLPGGVAANGWTEAYPDRIVTAAVDPLDAQRIFAMSNDGTLHRSTDGGVTFDRMGRALRASPDTPWLAVTTEDYFSTAQLSIDPFRPDRLTVSSGIGVWNTSADQPTEAQDGDGVTWVSDSVGIEMMVARDAVHTSAGVVVAAEDRTAFLITDPAQSSAQVAIGLQQGSPIANGSSVDTPANDRDYVAAVSFNYQGGNYSNDPAYPTFSGYSTDGGATWQRFASVAGGTHPAPLAAGNLAVSTRAPGETVAETNLVWLPKDDYAPFFSLDNGATWQQSPSFDALDTRDADWQRFSFQHGHFNSYVKSRLLVADPVDAGTFYLYLNRLGVWSTTDGGQTWTQRATNNTQLPEYGFHAQLAATPGVSGDLWFASGRDAGAVVRNGLWHSTDGGATWERSPGWGRTFSVALGAAAAGSTDPTLYVSGVLEGRQGIYRSTNAGVDWQRMAEFPAGLHAEPYYLSASPTEVDDLYVGVAGYGFVHAVPDGDAPLSDEDREGFAVEDSVTYQAENASLTAAGVVNGIPDADGGTVDYWGTSSAVQWQSVDAGAGGPTRLDFRYANGSGQDRSTELFVDGVSVGTLAMGPTGSWTKHAVASLSVDLSAGLHTVRLQAYNSTGPNLDSMTVTTAGAAAVEVVQIEAEEAILPPGWRSGTDGTTTWIESEAGVQRMGPPVAGDPVLTYGFEVGTAGAYDLLARVQAPSFADNSFWVSVNGGGWMKWNGIRPDAGWQWATPQDQNGVVPSGPFQLDAGRHEVRILFREDGTRLDKLVVQPSLFAMPTGAGYEAGPLGPPRTAIGGGSNGTLVLEAEAAEADPAWVVRSVGAATYRVVPNGSTPSPVVFTPTSSTPTVRFSFDGAGRGDFRVAVGFLAGSSAFDDDSFFARVNGGAWQTFNGYDNTSARSVLLNGAYTPLGGSNLVEVALREDGLLLDKIEILPV
- a CDS encoding NAD(P)-dependent oxidoreductase — its product is MAHRVIVTEELDEAKAAWLGERVDLVRHRFDAPGFERALAGADGLIVRTYTVVDEALLAAAPRLKVVGRAGVGLDSIDVAACRAAGVEVVHTPDANTQAVVEYVLGLLLDRFRPRTDLAADAGDAAFFALRKSETGVELAGMTLGILGFGRIGKRLGQAAAALGMAVVAADVLPEQTLRAAAGDYAWDHLSQAELLERADVVTLHADGREANRHMIGAAELERLKPGALFVNAARGFLVDGAALAGWLRANPGGSAVLDVHDPEPPPADDPLRTLPNARLLPHLASRTVVALANMSGVVEDVDRVLRGQTPRHPAP